Within the Oryctolagus cuniculus chromosome 19, mOryCun1.1, whole genome shotgun sequence genome, the region GAACAACATGCACCCGAATCGGGCCCTGGTGGCCCAgctgctgggctgggagagggtcgTCCTAGGCGACAGCGTCACGGACGTCTCGGACCCGTGCTTCTGACCTCTGCGCCCGGCCCGGTGCCGGGGCCCTCGGGgactgcagggggcggggcagggtgtgTACCCAGGTTGGTCCGGAAGGAGAAGGCCTTTGCCGCTGAAcacccacctggctcctgcactgGTTCTTCCCACGCTCCTTGTCCAcccccacagcaggtgcacgtTGCTCAGGCTCCCCGAAACTGgggccacccccaaccccacaccCCCACCACGGCGGACTCTTGGGAGGGAGCCCCAGAGGTTGGTTGGTCCCACAGCGGGTGTCACGAAGCCCAcccatgggtgcaggtgtcctggcCCAACAGCTCATGGAGACCCCTGCCGTTGCCTCCCCCATCATGGGCTGCTAGCCTGTGCAGGCCCCTCCCAACCCCCCATACCCATGTTTCCCGAAGGCACTGTCCCGGAGCTCGGCGgagtgcagagggagggagggtccccagggtgcccccccccccccgcgagaACAGCAAGCCCGTTAGGGAGTGGGCTTCTGCCAAAAAGGGAAGCGCTTCTCAGGACAGCCCGGCGAAGACTGCGGGGCGAGGAAGATGAGGTCCGGGCCAGGCCCTCCCGCTGGGCTGGGCAGCGCAGGACCCGGAGGGGACTCGGCCTTGTGTCCTCGGTGGCGGGGTGAAGGGCAGAGGTGGCGAGCAGGGTCGCCGCTGTGGCAGTGCAAGCCAGAGCCCAAGGGGACCCCCGATCCAACCCGAGGCTGCACGCGGTCGGccggcacggcacggcacggccTGGGGAGCccgggcctggggctgcagccgCCGGGGGCGCCGGGGAGAAGCCGGGGTGCGGACGCCCCGCCCCACGCCCCGAttggcggcggcggggggcggggccagcgcgcGGCCCGCGCCGGGCCTTTTCCAGTTggcggcggcggggcgcgggCCCGGAAGCGGAcgggggcggcggcggaggcggaggcgcCTCGGGCCGGCCGGGCTGGTGGCGCCGTCCTCGTCCTCGCTGGGGCTCCTGCGGCCCGCGGTGCGGCAGCCAtgcaccccccgcccccgggcccgcTGGGCGACTGCCTGCGGGAGTGGGAGGACCTGCAGCAGGACTTTCAGCGCATCCAGGTGAGCGCCGCTGCGGGTGCCCATTGGCCCCGAGCCACGTCTCTCTCGGGGTCAAGGGTCGGGCAGCCCCGGGTCCGGCAGCCGGGAGCTCGGGGTCAGGGGTCGGGCCCTGGCGTCGCTCCATTTCCGAGGGCGGCGCGGCCCCTGCAACCCCCGGTGTCCCTGGCCAGACTCTCGTGGATGTCCAGTGGCCGCCGCGACCCCAGCGGACTCCACTGCGCTGGGTGACCCCGGCCTCCCATGAGGGCTTCGGAAAGAAACCCGGTCCTGGGGCTGTGCCTCGCCCTCCGCACCCCGGGTCGGAGCCggaccccggcccctccctgcagaGCAGCCGCCTGAGCCAGAGCCAgcgggcccagccttggccggtCTCAGCGGACCTGCCGTGGGCCGAGTGCTGGGAGGCCTGGGCACGCCCTGTGGGGATGTGGACTGGGGGCGGGGTGGTCCCTGGGCAGGCAGAAGCGCCCCGCACGCCGTGGGAAAGGGATCGAGAGACCTGGTAGCCCCGTGTGACCGCTGCAAGGAGGGGAGAAGTGGGCGGGACCCGACCCTGCAGGGACTCTCGGCGCCTGCCCGGGAGCGAGGTGTCCCCGAGGCCGGTGGGAAGATGGGCAGCGGGCCATCGTGGCTGTGCTCTGGggtcagggagggaggaggtgtggCAGCCCTTCTCTGTCCCTGGTCTGCCTTGAGGGCATCGCCAGGGAACCCTGCCCCGGGCTCCCGGCCTCTCGGGTTCTGGCACTCACCCACCTTCTCCACACTCACCCACCAGGGCAAAGTGCTCTGGCAGCTGTGGGCCaaaggtgctgggggggggggctggtctTAAACCCTGATGGCCTTTAACCTGGGAGGAAGATGGGGGGGGCTTGAGCAGGAGCCTCCCAGGTCCCtgcatcccctccccctccttgcAGGGTGGATGGGCGGGGAGctccagggggcagggggagctccaggcagcccagggctccACATCGAGCCCGCGGCCGGGACAGGGGCAGCTCGGAGATGGAGGAGATGCCAGGGACCTGGCCTGTTGCCGGGGCGGCATGCAGGGGGTGTTGGGGAGAGAGCTGGCACAGTCCCGAGGCGCCCAGCGGCTGTGGCCCAGCCAGCCTGGTCAcccgccgcccccaccccgccccgtccCCAGGAGACCCACCGGCTGTACCGCCTGCAGCTGGAGGAGCTGACCAAGCTGCAGGACAACTGCACCAGCTCCATATCTCGGCAGAAGAAACGGCTCCAGGAGCTGGCCCTCGTCCTCAAGAGGTCGGGGGCACCCGCGAGGCCCCCCtcgggctggggccgggggtgcAGCCCCGGCAGGCTCCCCGGGGTGCCGGGTGGGGCACTGGGAGCCTGCTCTGACTCTGGCCCCCCTGCAGATGCAAACCCTCCCTCCCATCAGAGGCCGGGCGCGCCGCGCTGGAGCTCGAGGGCCAGATAAAGGAGCGCCAGGGCCTCTTCTTCGACATGGAGGCCTACCTGCCCAAGAAGAACGGGtgaggccccgcccaggccccgccccctcccccaccctggccccgccccctccccccaccctggcccGGTGCCGGCCCAGGCATCGCAGAGGGCTTCAGGGCTGGGGTTGTCTTCCAGAATGAGACCGAGGCAGACCCGGGAGGGTGGCAGGAGCAGGGGACCCCAGAGCCAGGGGAGGGGAGCCCGGAGGAGGTATCGGCTGCCTGCCGGGCCCGGGCGGGACCCTTGGCTGGGCAGGAGCCCCTAGCCCGGCTTCCCCGGGAGTAGGAAGGGAAGAGGCCTGGGAGAGAGGCTGTGCTggagcagtgggggtggggagcagcccgcTTAGCTGACTCCCGTGGGAAGGAGAGTGGAGCGCAGGCGTGGGTGCAGGCGCAGGTGTGGCTGTCACCCAGCGCCTGTGGAGGGCTCGAGCACTCTCCCTGTGAGAGGAGGGCGCTGGCCGAGGGGAAGGACCCAGGAAAGCGGCCAGGAGGCCTGATGGGCGAGgtgcccaggcaggcaggcaggcagggaggcagcgGCAGCTTggctgagctggggtggggggggcggcccCTGCTGGGAACAGGACAGGGGGCCtgcagggtgggctgggctgggagcagccTGGGTCGGGGGTCCCGTCCCCGGGTCTCTGCCCACGCAGCAGCTCGGTGTGAAAGCGAGCCTAGGTGCCGTGGCAGCTGCGTGACTGAGTGACGGTGACCTTGCCGTGAGCAGAGGAGGGCGGGACAGCCGTGCCGGCGTCTGTGATGTGAGCCTGGGGCCTGTCCACAAGGACTCGGCCAGGGTGCGAGGCCAGAACCCGAGCCCCGAGTCTCCCGGGGTGGCTGTGGACACTTGAGCGACACAGCCCGGCGGCTCCTGGAGTCGGGCCGAGTCCACTGCCCTGGCCCGTGGGCCGTCTGGGAAGCGGGGACAGCGTCTGGGGCGCAGGCTTTGCTTGAAGCCCCGAGGTCGGGGGGAGCTCCGCCTTATCCCTGGTCGGCGCCCCgggagcaggcagggaggaaggCTGGGGTCGCCTGGGGTTGGTGTGCACGGTGCAGACCCTAAGTGAGGCCGTGGTCGTGGGGAGGGCAGCGGGTGGCGGGGCTGAGAGGGACCCGGCACGCTGGGGACGGTGCCCTCGGCCCGCGTGTGACTCCAGGCCTCCCCTAGGTTGTACCTGAGCCTGGTCCTGGGAAATGTCAACGTGACCCTCCTGAGCAAGCAGGCCAAGTAACTgctgccccggggcgggggggggggctctgccctggggctgggggctgccccctCTGCCGCCCCCTCTGCCGCCCTCCCCCCCGCTCCGCAAGCCCCCCCAGCAGCGTGTGCGCCCCCAGGTTTGCCTACAAAGATGAGTACGAGAAGTTCAAGCTCTACCTCAccatcatcctcatcctcatctcGTTCACCTGCCGCTTCCTGTTCAACTCCAGGTGGGTGTCTGGCGGCGGGGGGCCGGCGCCCAGCCGTCCCCGGCTCGGAGCACCCACCGTGTCCTCCCGCCCAGGGTGACCGACGCCGCCTTCAACTTCCTGCTGGTCTGGTACTACTGCACGCTGACCATCCGCGAGAACATCCTCATCAGCAATGGCTCGCGgtgcgccccgcccccggccgggaccctcctcccgcccccagccttcccccgccctggccccgcccctggccgggaccctcctcccgcccccagccttcccccgccctggccccgcccccggccgggaccctcctccagccaccagccctccccctgcccctggccccacccctgccgcgGGGACCCGAGGCTGACAGTGGCTTCCTGATGCAGGATCAAAGGCTGGTGGGTCTTCCATCACTACGTGTCCACCTTCCTGTCCGGAGTCATGCTCACGTGGTGAGTGGCAGGACCTcgcgctgggggcggggcgccggGCGGGAGGCCGTCCccaagcccctccctgcctcccccctcccgctGTCTCCCTCAGGCCCGATGGTCTCATGTACCAGAAGTTCCGGAACCAGTTCCTGTCTTTCTCCATGTACCAGAGTGAGTGTCTGGGGTCCCTGCAGGgtcggggtggggcggggcgggcgagTGCAGGGCggttccaggccccgcccccgggcccggccccagctgtccCCTCCCGCCCTGCAGGCTTCGTGCAGTTCCTGCAGTACTACTACCAGAGCGGCTGCCTGTACCGCCTGCGCGCCCTGGGCGAGAGGCACACCATGGACCTGACCGTGGGTGAGTGGGCGGGGCCGTGCCCTGGGCGAGAGACCCAGCGTGGACCTGATCGCGGGTGAGTGGGTGGGAGGCCCAGCATGGACCTGACCCTGGGTGAGTGGGCGGGGCCGCGCCCTGCGCCCCCGCGGGCGGGCTCACCGCGCCCACCGCGCCCGGGCCTCTCTCCCTGCAGAGGGCTTCCAGTCCTGGATGTGGCGGGGCCTCACCTTCCTGCTGCCTTTCCTCTTCTTTGGACACGTGAGTCAGTCGCTCCCGCCTgggcctgccccgccccgcgccccgcgccccgcgccccgcgccccgcgccccgcgccccgcgccccgcgccccgcgccccgcgccccgcgccccgcgccccggaGGCTCACTGAGCGCAGCCCTCTCCCTCAGTTCTGGCAGCTTTTCAACGCCCTGACCTTGTTCCACCTGGCGCAGGACCCTCAGTGCAAGGAGTGGCAGGTGAGCCTGGCCCCGGGGGCGTGGccgggaggccccgccccgcctgacCCCGCCCCCTCCGCAGGTGCTCATGTGCggcttccccttcctcctgctcttcctgGGCAACTTCTTCACCACGCTGCGGGTCGTACACCAGAAGTTCCACAGCCAGCGGCGCGGGCGCAAGGAGCACTGAGGCCGGCCCCAGCGGGGCCTCTGTCCCGTGgctgtgggcggggggggggggctcccctgGGCCCCAATAAAGGCAGAGAGGCACGGAGGCGGCTGCGCTGTGTGTCCCCGGGGCCCCGTGCCGCCCAGGCCACGCCAGGCCACTACAGAAAACAGGACTTTATTCCAAGGGCACAgggtatttaaaattatttacattcACCGGCAATCACTGGcggggccaggccccagcccggCCCGCAGGAGTCCGTCCGCGGCCGCCCCGGGGCCCTAGCTCCACACGTCCAGGGAGTAGCGGCCCTTGGTCATGAGCTTCTTCACGTAGTCCACGGCCTGCGCGTGCTCCATGGCCCCCAGCTCGGCCACGATGTCGTAGAAGGTGTTCTGCACGTCCCTGGCCATGTTCCGAGCGTCCCTGGGGGCGGAGGGAGGGAATGGGGGCGgggtgagggcggggctggggcagggttcctccccccgcccccgcaggacGGCCCCCTCACCCGCACACGTAGATGTGGGCGCCCCCCTCGTGGATGAGCCGCCACAGGTGCTCCTTGTCCCTCCTCAGCAAGTGCTGCACGTAGACCTGGGGGcgcacgggggggggggcggggccgtgagggtgggcagggcacggacctggccccgccctgccaggccccgcccacctgcccgccccgcccacctTCTGGGCCTGCTCGCGGGAGAAGGCCACGTTGAGCTGGCTGAGCGTGCCGTCCTTTTGGAAGCCGGCGAGCTCCTCGCGGTACAGGTAGTCCTCGGCCGCGCGCCGGCAGCCGTAGTACAGCAGCGTCTCGCCCACTTCCTTGCCTGCGGGGGTGGTGCGGGGCGGGGGTGAGCGAGCGGGGGCTCCCACCCAGCCGGGAGCGTGCTCACCCACCCGTGCCCGCCCGCCCACCCAGCCGGCGCGCGCTCACCCTGCTGCCGCAGCCAGGCCCGCTCCTGGATAAAGCCGATGAAGGGGGCCACGCCGGTGCCGGGGCCCACCATGATGACCGGCGTGGTGGCCTTGAAGGGCAGGCGGAACTGGGACTTGCGCACGAACATGGGCACCAGGGCACGGCCGCCATTCTCCCCGGCCGGCTCCTTGGCCCGCAGCCAGCTGGTGGCCACGCCTTTGTTGAGGCGGCCGGCCTTGGTCTCGTACTCCACGGCCACGGCGCAGATGTGCACGGAGTTGGGGTGGACCTGCAGGCGGGCGGGTGGGGTGAGGCCGGTGGCTCCCGCGGgcccggggccgggcggggcgggacgggggcggggcctcaccTTGGAGGAGGAGGCGATGGAGTAGTAGCGCGCATGCAGCCGGGGCAGCAGCTCACACAGGTGGTCGATGGGCGGCCGCAGGGACGGGTAGTCTTGGAGGATGGCCAGGATGTGCCTCCGCGCCTCTACCACCCAGCTCAGGTACAGCTCCTGCGGGGGGCAGGCGGCGCGGGCGTGAGGCGGCGGTGCGCACGCCGGGGcgtggcgggggctgggggcgtgaggcggcggcggcgcgcggcaGGGGGCCGGGGGCGCACCTTGCCCTCGCCCGAGGATGAGGCCATCTTGCGCAGCTGCTCCTGCTCAGCGGGGTCGGCGGCGTACTGGGCCAGCTCGTAGAGCACGTTGGTGCGCGGCGGGTTGGTGATGTCCAGGTAGTAGGTGAGGGCCGTGCGGTAGGAAGTGGGGCAGGGGAATGGGTGCTTCTTGTTGGACTCCTCTGTGGGGACAGTGAGGCAGGTGCGTGGGCCCGGCCGGGGCGCCTCGGGCCTGCCCTGCGGGAAGCGGGCACCTGGCCTGccggctgcctccctggccccGGACAGGAAGCCAAGAGGAGGGATCTAGCCAGCCCGGCCCCTGTGCCGCCCCTGGGGACTGACAGGGTTTGGCAGAAACTGGCCCTTTGTGCGCTGCCCTGCCGAAGGGACATCCTGGGCGGGGTCACGGAGGACACGCGTGGGCAGGGAAAGGCCTCTGGTCAGCCCCACCAGGCCCCTGTGGAGCCCTCAGGTTGCTGGCTCAACCCAGTGTTCCGCCAGCATGGGCCGGGACCCCTGCCTCGACCCCAGCAACACTCAGGGGCTGCTGGGTGGGCACCTGCTCCCTTGGGAAGCTGGGCTCTGCCCCCCGGGGGCCCAcgccagcagccaggcctcaccATCGAGGTTGTTCAGGGACATGACGACGTCCAGGTCGGCACCCAGGATCTCCCCCAGCTGGTTGACGAGGGCAGAGTCGTTGGCCGGATACACAGCCACGTGGTCCCCAGACTCATACCTGGGGAGAGGGAAACGGAGGCTCAGCCTGGGGCGCAGGGCCAGCTGGGGCGGCATCCGGgccggctgggggtggggtggtacCTGATCTTGGAGTCCGAGATGTCCAGCTCCAGGTGCATGAGGTGGCGCTCGGTGCCCTGGTTCAGCTTCCGGTTGGTGGTGACCGTGGCCAGGAAGGGATTCTTGGCATCGAAGGGGCTGGGGGGAGAAGAGAAGCTGGGTGATTGGTGGGATTTGATCTGCAGCCCCATGGAGGTGGGGCGTGAGAGACACCGCTCCTGTGAGGCTCCCAGCCCGCTCCGCGAGGGCGTCCCCGTTCAAAtctggaaactgaggctgagcccTAAACACGCGGGGCTCTCCACGCTCCCACGTGCCCGTGGCAGGCCGTGTGGGCAGGGCCACAACGTGCACAGGGCTCTGGGGCTTCCCAGCCCAGCGGGACCGGGACCAGGGCCTCTGGGGCGGCACCCAGAGCAGGTCAGCTTCTGGACAAGAGGCCGCTGTGTTAggaggactggaagcagaggggtTCTAGGGCCGGGGCTCGAGCTCAGCGCTGACCCCGGGTCCTGTGCAGGGTGGGAGCAGCCGCTGCCTCCGGGCCCCTTCTCTCTGCTCCGGGCCTCACGCCCTCCTGTGCGCTGGCCAGGAAGACGCGGCCACCCCCCGTCTTGGTACCCGCTCAGGGGATGGGCCTGGCCGATGGCTCTGAGGAGGACCAGCGGGCACCGCCGACGGCCGCGCCTCCCCCGCGCCCACCGAGGGTCACGGCCGCACTCACGGTTTCTGGTTCTCGTAGCTCTTGAGGCGGCCCATCTCGCCCTGGTACACCTTGGCCACGTCGATGTCTGTGTGCAACACGAGCTCGTACTGCCGAATGCTGGCCAGGGGAGACCGGGGTCAGAGCTGCAGGGGCCACTGCAGCCCCCCGGGACCCGCGGGGGGCTTGGGCCACCTCCCCACGGCGTCCCCGCCACCGCCCCCCGCGCTCACCTGGACTCCTCTCCTGTGGCCTCCACACCGAAGTGCTCGCACACCGCCGGCCAGAACTGCTCCCGCCACG harbors:
- the TMEM120A gene encoding ion channel TACAN isoform X1, with protein sequence MHPPPPGPLGDCLREWEDLQQDFQRIQETHRLYRLQLEELTKLQDNCTSSISRQKKRLQELALVLKRCKPSLPSEAGRAALELEGQIKERQGLFFDMEAYLPKKNGLYLSLVLGNVNVTLLSKQAKFAYKDEYEKFKLYLTIILILISFTCRFLFNSRVTDAAFNFLLVWYYCTLTIRENILISNGSRIKGWWVFHHYVSTFLSGVMLTWPDGLMYQKFRNQFLSFSMYQSFVQFLQYYYQSGCLYRLRALGERHTMDLTVEGFQSWMWRGLTFLLPFLFFGHFWQLFNALTLFHLAQDPQCKEWQVLMCGFPFLLLFLGNFFTTLRVVHQKFHSQRRGRKEH
- the POR gene encoding NADPH--cytochrome P450 reductase (The RefSeq protein has 2 substitutions compared to this genomic sequence), encoding MADSHGDTGATMPEAAAQEASVFSMTDVVLFSLIVGLITYWFLFRKKKEEVPEFTKIQAPTSSSVKESSFVEKMKKTGRNIVVFYGSQTGTAEEFANRLSKDAHRYGMRGMAADPEEYDLADLSSLPEINNALAVFCMATYGEGDPTDNAQDFYDWLQETDVDLSGVKYAVFGLGNKTYEHFNAMGKYVDQRLEQLGAQRIFELGMGDDDANLEEDFITWREQFWPAVCEHFGVEATGEESSIRQYELVLHTDIDVAKVYQGEMGRLKSYENQKPPFDAKNPFLATVTTNRKLNQGTERHLMHLELDISDSKIRYESGDHVAVYPANDSALVNQLGEILGADLDVVMSLNNLDEESNKKHPFPCPTSYRTALTYYLDITNPPRTNVLYELAQYAADPAEQEQLRKMASSSGEGKELYLSWVVEARRHILAILQDYPSLRPPIDHLCELLPRLQARYYSIASSSKVHPNSVHICAVAVEYETKAGRLNKGVATSWLRAKEPAGENGGRALVPMFVRKSQFRLPFKATTPVIMVGPGTGVAPFIGFIQERAWLRQQGKEVGETLLYYGCRRAAEDYLYREELAGFQKDGTLSQLNVAFSREQAQKVYVQHLLRRDKEHLWRLIHEGGAHIYVCGDARNMARDVQNTFYDIVAELGAMEHAQAVDYVKKLMTKGRYSLDVWS
- the TMEM120A gene encoding ion channel TACAN isoform X2, which translates into the protein MHPPPPGPLGDCLREWEDLQQDFQRIQETHRLYRLQLEELTKLQDNCTSSISRQKKRLQELALVLKRCKPSLPSEAGRAALELEGQIKERQGLFFDMEAYLPKKNGLYLSLVLGNVNVTLLSKQAKFAYKDEYEKFKLYLTIILILISFTCRFLFNSRVTDAAFNFLLVWYYCTLTIRENILISNGSRIKGWWVFHHYVSTFLSGVMLTWPDGLMYQKFRNQFLSFSMYQSFVQFLQYYYQSGCLYRLRALGERHTMDLTVEGFQSWMWRGLTFLLPFLFFGHFWQLFNALTLFHLAQDPQCKEWQKFHSQRRGRKEH